GGCGAATTTCAGTCTTGCCGTGAACAGACCGATTCGGCAGGAAGTCTCTGATGATCAGCAAACGACTGACTTCATAAGGATTGTGGCTTTCAACAAATTGGCAGATTTTGCAAAAACTTATTTGAAGAAGGGACAATTGATCTTAGTAGAGGGTGAACTCAGGCTCCAAAAGTGGCAGGCTAAGGATGGAACAAATAGAACAACTGCTGAGATCTGGGCAAGAGAAATAAGATTCATGGAAAAGAAAGCTGCTGAAGAACCAGAATTGATGCCAAAAGAGCCATTTTATCCAAAAGAAGAAGAGATCATTGAACCAGAGGAGCATGAGATTGACGAACACGATCCCGATGAACCACCATTTTGAGGAGGTGTGAATTGATGGCACAGCAACAGCAACAGAAAAAGAGAAGAAAGAGAAAGATCAAAAAGTGCAAACTCTGCGAAATGAAGGTTAGTTATGTGGACTACAAAGATATCCGTTTACTCAATGAGTATCTCACAGATAAAGGTAAGATCATACCAAAGAGAGTTACAGGTAACTGCGCAAAACACCAGAGAATGATTAAGGTAGCAATAAAACGTGCAAGACATATGGCTTTGTTGCCATTCATAAAGCTGTAAGTCTTTTGTTTGCACATTTGGAGGGACATCTGTCCCTCTTTTGTTTCTTTGAGGGAGGTCGGGATGAATGAAAAAACTTGCTGTTGTAGCCATTGGCGGCAATGCGGTGAATAGACCAGGTGAAAGACCAACGGCAGAGAATATGTTCAGGGCATTGACAGAAGCGATGGGTTATCTGGTCGACATGCTCGAAGAATACGATGTAGTCATCACCCATGGGAATGGACCACAAGTTGGGAATATCTTAATTCAACAAGAGATGGCGAAGGATGTCATTCCTCCTTTCCCAATAGATGTGAATGATGCTCAAACTCAGGGAAGCCTTGGGTATATGATAGCTCAAGCACTCAGAAACAATCTCGCAAAGAAAAATAAGGAACGTGAAATAGCTGGTATCATCACCCAAATCGTCGTTGACAAAAATGATAAGGCTTTTGAAAATCCATCAAAACCAGTTGGTCCATTTTATACAAAGGAACAAGCAGAAAGACTCGCAAGAGAAAAAGGATGGATCATGAAAGAAGATGCAGGAAGAGGGTATAGAAGGGTCGTTCCATCACCAAAACCCCTCGATATAGTTGAGAAAGAAGT
The DNA window shown above is from Thermotoga profunda AZM34c06 and carries:
- the rpsR gene encoding 30S ribosomal protein S18; the encoded protein is MAQQQQQKKRRKRKIKKCKLCEMKVSYVDYKDIRLLNEYLTDKGKIIPKRVTGNCAKHQRMIKVAIKRARHMALLPFIKL
- a CDS encoding single-stranded DNA-binding protein, with translation MSYFNKVILIGRITRDPEIRFTTSGRSVANFSLAVNRPIRQEVSDDQQTTDFIRIVAFNKLADFAKTYLKKGQLILVEGELRLQKWQAKDGTNRTTAEIWAREIRFMEKKAAEEPELMPKEPFYPKEEEIIEPEEHEIDEHDPDEPPF
- the arcC gene encoding carbamate kinase, whose translation is MKKLAVVAIGGNAVNRPGERPTAENMFRALTEAMGYLVDMLEEYDVVITHGNGPQVGNILIQQEMAKDVIPPFPIDVNDAQTQGSLGYMIAQALRNNLAKKNKEREIAGIITQIVVDKNDKAFENPSKPVGPFYTKEQAERLAREKGWIMKEDAGRGYRRVVPSPKPLDIVEKEVIKVLLKNDVIVIAAGGGGIPVIREDGILKGVEAVIDKDRASALLAIEINADLFVILTGVEKVALNYGKPNQKDLSELSVDEAERYLKEGQFPSGSMGPKIESAIDFVKATGRECFITDMAKLELALNGKTGTRIK